The window TATCCTATCCTGGGAAAAAAGCATTGTAGTAACCTTCTTAGCTATGTTTTTCCTTGCTAcggtttttcaattttttttaaaaattacacagtAAACGTTATTACTGAGAAGGTCATATCCAGaagttcattttttcattagaaatggcTAGTTTCTCATCTCACTAAATACACAGCAACTTAAAATTCAGCCTTAGCATTGTTCCATAGTGCTCCTAGTTGCTACACGCAAGTGACCTGGGTGGAGTATTTCGtaaatgcaatattaaaaaaaaaaaacaaacaaacccaccaccaACAAACTTCTTTGAGGATTTGGGTTGCATTTTTAGCATATCTTTACTCATCTCCCTTGCAGCTTCTAATAGGTAAATTCCACTTCAGAATAATTAGCAGAACTTCTTCACTTGTTAAATTCGCATGTCATACAAGTGTCTGTATTGTATACGTCACAATTGATACTCTACACCTCACGTATACAGAGTTTGCATTACACGGTTTTTTTGCTTTCGTTTGtatccattttcttttgaagcttcTTTGTAAATCAAGAAATACGGTATGCAGAGGAAAATGTCTTTAGATActcattcttttttctctcttctgttacAGAAATGAGCCGTCAGACTGCTACAGCACTACCTACAGGTACTTCAAAGTGTACGCCATCACAGAGGGTGCCTGCACTGACTGGCACTACAGCTTCCAATAATGACTTGGCTAGTCTCTTTGAGTGTCCTGTGTGTTTTGACTATGTGCTGCCACCAATTCTTCAGTGTCAGAGTGGCCATCTTGTTTGTAGCAACTGTCGCCCCAAACTTACGTGCTGTCCAACTTGCCGAGGCCCGCTGGGCTCCATTCGTAACCTGGCTATGGAGAAAGTTGCCAATTCTGTACTATTCCCATGTAAATATGCCTCTTCCGGATGTGAGATAACTTTGCCACACACCGAAAAAGCAGACCATGAGGAGCTGTGTGAGTTTAGGCCTTATTCCTGTCCATGTCCCGGTGCGTCATGTAAATGGCAAGGTTCTCTGGATGCTGTAATGCCACATCTGATGCATCAACATAAGTCAATTACAACACTTCAGGGAGAAGATATAGTGTTCCTTGCTACAGACATTAATCTTCCTGGTGCTGTTGACTGGGTTATGATGCAGTCTTgttttggctttcatttcatGTTAGTCttggagaaacaggaaaaatatgatGGTCACCAGCAGTTCTTTGCAATTGTACAGCTGATAGGAACACGCAAGCAAGCAGAAAACTTTGCTTACCGACTTGAGTTAAATGGTCATAGGCGGCGATTGACTTGGGAAGCAACTCCTCGATCCATTCATGAGGGAATTGCAACAGCCATTATGAATAGTGACTGTCTAGTCTTTGACACCAGCATTGCACAGCTCTTTGCAGAAAATGGCAATTTAGGCATCAATGTAACTATATCCATGTGTTGAAATGGCAATCAAACCTCTTCAGGCCAGTGTTTAAAACCGTTGCATTTAATTTAGCAGAAGCTAGGGTAACCATCTTTGACTGTCAGACAAATTATTTGGTAGATGGAGGGTAGACGTATATGAaggtaaataaaaggaaaggctgTTAAATTACAGGAAGCAGTTGCATGTAGTAAcactaatatatttaaaataagtcaaCAGTAAACCactgaaaatatatatacacccaAAATGGGCATCTTTTGTATTAAGAATTGATTCTACAGGAAatgttgtaaaataattttaaagacttgTTTGTAGATTGATTGTACTGTTGAAAAGGATACTGTTTcgtgtttttgtttgtgtttttttcctccccctttgaCTGACAAGCCATGTTGAGCGGTCTGGTCTCTGGCCgctgcttcccctcctcccctccacacccccccccctttgtaAGTCACTACATAGTATTGCTGCTGTTTGTGtatattttttgtgtatttgctaatttttattaacttctagtttttcattaaataaatatgactttcttttctgtaattcaggttttcctcttttttgtatctttttaaaattgattACAGGTGTCATCTTTTGATATGCATAATGGCTATGGTAAAACTTATATTTCTGTATGTTTGGTAAATTTTGTCTCTTTCCAGTAGTCAATTCATTGGTGATACTGTTCTTAATTGAGCTATTTTGTGAATGTACTGAACTCGAAAGGAGTAATTATGTTCAAAGATGTATCAGGAAAGAAAGCTCCTTTAAAAACAGGTCTAGATGTTGTTGTACTTTGAGTTACCTTCtaacaaaaatgaacaattaCGAAGAATTTtccgaattaaaaaaaaaaaaaatcacgtttcAAATTTAGAGATGCTTAGAAACTTGATTGCATCCTTGTATTTGTTGGTTTTGCAGTACAAAGAAGGTATTGTCTTACACAGTATttgtaatttataaaaacaaaccatttgttttaaaaaaaaaaggcagtcagaATGAgatgttttcagtctttttatatTTGTCATTAAAAGAATAcctggcaaattaaaaaaaaaaaacttttgctttttgctttagcTCAAAGTTTGACACATTGATGCTCTTGCTCAGTTTCTTGTCTTCACGTCTTTTGGTTGTTACTAAAGTAACTGTCTTGGACTGCTTTCTGTATATCATTTTAGTGACATGATACACCTTACGATGCACATAATCTCTTACAGGTGCAATTTACCAGCCATAAAGGCTTTTGAAGGATATTGGGCTTTATGCAGGCTGCCTATATGTGAAAAATTTAACCATGAATGTATGTGGTATTTGTGTTACAAaacatagaaacagaaaaaagagtaAGGTGAAAAGCTGTTTCATGTCAAGCTATTTGAAAGAAGTCTTTGTCAAACCTAGTGGTAGTGGGCATCTGTTTGGAGAGGTAGCCTGGCTATTAACAACTTTTGTAacacattaaaatacagtttatttactGTGCACTGTCTTAACTTTCTTATCAGAAGTTGATCTATTAAGACAACTCTTGTTCTTCTTATTTTGATGCATGGTAAGGTAAGTAGTTCTACAGGTAAGGAACATAAAATCCATCAGCTTGGATTAATAAAATACTAGAGAAATAGTTGGCTTCATGTAGTAAAAGTTTCACTTCGGAAAATTTGATATTTAGGCTGTTTGAACTGTGCACAGACTTCATTTAAAAGATGTACTGGTACCTTGTGACAGTAGATAAATGCTTCAAAAAATCCTGCAATCTAGCATTTTTTGCCTTATGAATACACAACTAATTGTTTGCAGTCTTCTAAATTCAGTAATTATTCTCACCTAACTAAGCCTGTCTACATTTACCTCAGGTTTGTCTTCTGGTCTTTGACAGAAACTTGGCTAAATACTTCCGATACTTTGAGAGGAATACACTGACTCGCCATCTCACTTGTGAGTGGCTGGCTTGGACTGAAGTTTGCCCGCCAAGGTTATCTGATCTGCAGCTCTCCAGTTTTGTTAAGAGAATCCAGCTAAGAACCTGTCAGAACCCTCAGCAGTCTGACACTTGCGATTAGTGAGTAACAGGGCTGCGTAAGCACACAAGTTGCATGAGactgttctctgctgctgcttgtacTTGGAATGGTTCGACTTCTGTCCCCAAAAGAACTGTGAATCTTAAAAGCTTGTTGCGCTGAtctgcagtgattttatttagGCTAGAATGGGCTGAAGATCAAGACTATACTTTTGAAGGGGACTTCAAAAATTGCATTTGTAATGAGCTTTAGAAGCTAACTGGTATGGTCAGACagttttttttatgttttacagATGACAAATGCTATAGCATAACTAATGTATGCTGACTTACTGTAATGTAAACTAGTATTACTCCatttggtgtttaaaaaaaaaaaagaatctaaaacATTTGATGTCCATCATCAGATGGAATGATTAAACAAATTATACTTAGGCCCAGATCCTCAAAAGTATTGGAAGCCTAATTCAGTGGATCTCCTCTAAAGAGTTTGAGGATCTGGTAAGTCAACTACACTCtgttatatatgaaaataaaatactagaaagCTGTACAGTTTACTACCTTATCTAAAATAAATGGAGTATTAAAGCCTGGCATTGTCTTAACCTTAgctatttattttagaaagtactATTTTACTGTATTGGAAAGAGTATTCAAATTTGTCTTCAGTAGATGAGATGCAGTAGATCTTGCGTTTGTCCACTAGCACTACCTCCAGCGTTTTTcattgccctttaaaaaaaagccttaaaaggaaaatgtttgacAAATGTGGATGTTAACATTTGGGTTCTCGTTTGATGTTTCTTGCTAGCTCTTGTTTGCAGTagtgctttaaaattaaagcaggTGAACTGTTTTGTATTGCTGCCTATACTGTTATCCAGTATCTTTTCAAAGCTACTGTGATTAAAGCATGAATTGCACTAGTGGGAGAGTTGTTATCTGCAGCAATTTATAGTGTGGACAGAGGAAAGGAGCTACCACTGCTTTCTCTTGACCTCTGATACGCTTAGTTATGTTATGGTATATTCTGAGGGACACGTTTAATATCAGGTCCATTTAACTGTCAGTTGCAAGGCAGAATAATCCCTAGTGtattgaaattactttaaaagttctTTACTGTTCTGGCTTGCTGCTGCACAGATTGTTATTCCTCTTGACAGTGTTCAGCGAAGGCAAAAGAAAAGGCACTAAAGTGTGTCTGTAGTATCTGATATGATGGGTAATGCtgaagtaaattttatttttaaaatctcaacaaAGTAGCACAACCAAGTCAGCTCTGCAAGCAAGAACACAAAAAGCTGTAAGTAAATGCTTATTAATATCTTCAGAGTGGCATTAAAACCCTCAGCCTTCAGTTAAAGTCCATGTGGACAAGACTTACAGAATTGGAGTGGTGTGGCAGATAAAAAGTCATTGCTTAACTTTTCTTGGGAGCAACTCCCTGTTCTTCCATAGTGAAATGGCTGTGGAAACTTTTTTCCTACAGTACTTactgtctttcaaaaaaatgcattttttttccacatgtatAAACAGATGGCACTGGAATTCCATGCACGTCTGTTTTCTCACTAGTGCAAAGTAGTGCAGGATTGTTACTTGATCTGCATTAAGTttggtaaagatttttttttccccctgctggtTTTGATTAAAGGCAAAGCAGCACATTAGTTATCAGACCTTTCTGGTGTTTTACTGATTGTCTAGTTTCTTTGCACTTTTGGTAAGGCAGAAAGTATTCTGACACTCTGTGTTTGTTGCTTCTTACCCTTGGAACTTGGCTAGTGAATGACTAAGAGTAGAATTCTTAAAATAGTGAAACaaaaggggtttttatttttatcattttattagaTGAAGTCTTCTGTGAAAGTTGTAAAATCTTTTGTAAGTCAGGTACAGAAATACACTCTGACTTTATTACTATCAGTGCTATTATCTTCCAGGTCAATCAGTTCTCTTATCtatggaaatgaaagcaaaacaaactatTCCTTTTGATTTATAGGCTGCTTCTATAATAGGCTTTTGTCACTGATACAATTTGCATTTCATACGCACACTTGAGTTTGTTTCAGAATTAATGAGCAAGAAGAGAATGTACCATACTGGGTTTTCTCTTGTGGTTGACCCTAgtataaaacaatgaaaaactcaAGGCTCTTACATTACGGAAGTTTACATTTCTGTCTTCACTAACACTCAAGGGAAGACAAGAGACAAAGCTATCAACGGAGATGGGATACTGACAGACTTTCTTAAACCTTAAATCATTCACAGTAGGCAGCACCTAATGCAATTTAATGATCCAGTATTTTCTTGGCATTGTTTAAGTGGATTTAATTTTTATAGGCTAAACTCCAAATGTCTGGCATTCTGGCATCCCAGAATGAAGTTGATTTGTATCAGGTAAGAATGAAGGGCATGTGCTTTGTCCCTCCAAAATGTTACCAGGCTTTTTCATAAAGTCTTCAAGTACGCTCCGCCTCCTTCTGGCGCTGTGCAAGTACAGCTGCACATACATGAACTTCAGTGCGTCACCTCCCTTCCTACACGAGAATTAGTACATCTCAGTTCTTCTGGAGTTGCCTCCTGTATTTAGGTTTGGAAAATGATGTCTGCATTGACCTTGCTACAAACTAGAACTGAGTGCTGAAAGGGCTGGCTTACTAACTTCATTTAGACCATATTGCTTCTGTTCAAATCccttaagcattttttttagatttcaaaagccttatttttcctgtgatgcTACTGCTCCTTAGCATATTGAATGTTATTGCCTAAATAACTAAACTCTTGCGCTAAATCAGTTTGCTTTTTGGTAACAGCCCCCTCTATTAGACTctcttgctgtgctgtgcttgctgcaATTTGTGTTCTCTGAATATAGCTCACACAATTGCATATTATTCCCTGGTTGTGGGTGTGGCCTCTCTAAAGATGTAATTGGCTGCTGacatttatatacatgtatgcCAGATAAGCTAAGGAATTCCTTCTCAACAGCTTCAGCTTTCTCATGCTTGAATCTAtcaggaaataagtattttttttcatgattgaTTGCTGATGATAGTAAAATGCCCGTAAAATTGGGTTTCAGGTTGTTAACtgctgaagtaatatttttattttgattgcaTTTCCACCCACATTTAAACAATCAGGTTTGGCTCATAGTTATACTTGATATATATATAGCTGATAGTTACCGATCTCTGTTAAATTTGATACAGGAGTAATCGCAGCCTGTCTGCTTAAAGTTTACTATTCAAACGCTCAACTCTGGGCTTAACTGCAAATCCTCCATCAAAAGCTGCATTAAGAACTTCATCGAGACAGCTTGCCATAACAAAAGTCAAATCGTGCCGTACATTCACTGCAATTTCTTCaagatctttttcatttctttgaggAATTATAATTCTCTTCAGTCCAGCTCGGTGTGCTGCCAAGACTTTGTCTTTAATTCCCCCAACCTAATAAGgagaagaaatatatatatataaaaatgcacagCACTAATCTAATAAAGTAATTATTGTAACAAATCACATCAGGagttaaattttaatgaaagtttCTCCCTCCCAATCATTtaggaaagtaattaaaaatgcagcagtggTTTTAGCTCATTATATGCTTAATGAGGGAAAGATGTGAATATGCTACAGTACTCTTTCTGTAACAGTTaataacaagaggaaaaaaataaaaaaaaattaatctaggaatgcaggtacaagagcaTCAATAGTGGAAAAGTCATtacttttcaggatttttttttcttaagaaagttGGCCctaactaattttttttgtatggCGTGCTGAAATCCTGCAGAAGATTTTCAAGATAAAGGCAGTATTAGGTTGAGGGGGAAAATAGCCTTAAGGATGCAGTGCCACACAATAAATAGCTTGAGTTGTATGACAGAAAACGCACAGAAAAGCAAACCTGTGCTCCAAAACTGCAAAGATGGCTTTGTTCTAGAAAAACAGGCATCCCTTCAGTTAGCCACCAGTTTGAGTTTGTAATAAGATGCAAAGAGGggttttaaattagtttttcttttagtcACAGCTGTAGCTTCTTCCCCTTGAACTCTTCTAATCCTATTGAAAGACCATCTTACAGAAGAAACTTGTAGTTTTACGATGCTTTAGAGGAAAGGAAAGCCTTGTCTTATAGCACAAAGGGCAAAATGTAGGCTGCTATAAAATGAGGTAGTAGTGAACCGTAAGTCCTCGTGGTGATCAGTCTGTCGGGACAGTGCTACATGgcttgctttccagcagcagatgCAGTTAATGGCATGCTCATATGCATTAAGTTACTAATAATAGTAAGATTCTAGACAACATTCAGAAAGAAGGTAAACCTGGTTCAGTATTTACAGATACCTAATTTTTGCAGCCACCTTAAACAATAGGCAAAATTTGGTCACAGGTGCAATAAAGGCAATTTCTTTAGGAAGCTAAGCAAACTTGCACCAGATCGGAGTTAACGCAGTGTTCATTTTTCACTAGAGCCTTGAACAACAGGCAATCTTGTCAGTCTAACTGCCACCAGAATGTTATTTCAGATATCCTAGTCTGCTACCTTATTGTGTTATCTCTGGTTTACTCTCTACTGCATGAAACAATATACTATTTTCCAACTTCGTCCTTCCTTTGTCCATCAGTTGGTATGAGATAACTCCCATATCTGCTTAATCACTGATGCCAGGCTCTGTTTGATACCTAAAACTAAAACTGTGTTTGTCTGAAAACTTTCCTTTGTCCTCATGCTTTGAAAAAGCTTTATGGGAACACCATTCGGCTGAACTATTAAGAAGAATCTAAAAATACACGTATGGAGATGGTTTCAGGAGTAACCTACATGCAATTAGTGTAAGAGCTTTAAGAACCAACCTTTCCAAGAAACTGGAGATCCTTCTGTAGTAATAGTTTGAGGAAGCATGTCTGGAAATTGCAATACATATTTTGGAACCATCTTGAATTTTAAGATTTCTAGGTTTCCTTTCTAACTAGACATTTTAATGTGCTTTCCCTGAAAACAGCATCAAGGCTATACATGATGTTTTATGTTTTATCTTGCAATTAGCTGGTTGCACAGCAATGCGAAGAGATACCAGCTCACCAATGGTAGGTGAGCTGATTTCATATACATGAAATGCAAAGCAGACAGAGGAGTGACACAGTACTACAGCGGGCTGCCTTCCGTCAGCCTCTTACAACTGCACCAGAAGAGACTGGATTGCTGCTAAGGAGTGATCCAGCAAGACTTTGCTTTTGTCAATGGCTATAAACGGATTTTATACCCAGAATATGGAGAATTAATACAACTTAGCTCTTTTCTCAAATGATGCTTACTGGAAGAACAAGGCCTCTGAGTGTAATTTCTCCTGTCATGGCTACATCTGAACACACCAGCCGCCCACTGAAGAGTGAAGCAAGACAGGTTACTATGGTAACACCAGCAGATGGTCCATCTTTTGTGACAGCTCCAGCTGGGAAGTGCAGATGGATGTCAGTGTTGTCAAGGAGATCAAAACTTCCAgaagcttaaggaaaaaaagaatggtttGAATGTGAAAAATCTAAACCCATTTGTTCCTGGTCTTTATTCTAAAAGCCCACCAGAGAACTAAAAGTCTTAGCACTATTTTTTAACGGTGGGCTGAAAAAACAACACTATGTTGCAGGGgcctcagaaaaacaaacaagaagaaaacccaacaaGCTTTCATATGTCCAAATTCCTAGACAAAACCATAACAAGTTAACCAATAAGACCAGCATTTGCATGTGTTGGGAAATTCAGAGTAGGGATTAATGTAGAAACCAAGGAATTCCTACAGAGATTTTTTAGGGGTTTTATGTCCCAAACCATAAATGTCAATTTTCAGAGAACATACCACACAATCAGCACTCCACAGAAACCCAGCATTAACCAGTACTATAAAGTAAATCTCATTACATCTTGTCACCTTACTTAACCTGTAGGACACAACAGTGCAAACTAGAGAGGTAAACATGTATACAGCTAATGCCAGCAGCATTTCATACATTGAGTCCATTTAGTTTTTTAACTATCTAAAGTTCCATAAGTAATGACAGATACTGGACAATTATTTGACTGTTCAGCAGGTGATCGAACTAGAAAGCACATGTCTAGAACTCAGGGAGGTTCAAACAAAAAACGAGTTAAAAGTTTGGCTGAAGTCCAACTGCACTGCAGTTCAACAGCTGCCATACAAAACTAACtacttcttaaaatattaaaacttagAGTATGAAAACCTACTTTTAACAGAAACCGTGTCTTAATTTTAGGGGAAAACTACAGACTTACATATCGGCATCTACATCACGAAGGTACTGCTGGAAAGCTTGAATGTAAAAATGAGTAAGGCAGCATCTGCCACAACTAAGGAGAAGCATCTTGGCACAGAGGCTGTCCACAGCCTTCCAGGTTGTTGCAGGGAAGGAGAACCTGCAGTGACAACTCATGTTCTGCCTAGACTGACCTGTTTGCCAGGCCTCTAACACCTCAGCTTGGCAGGAATGGGGAAAAGAACTACAAAAAGGAACTCTAGAGCTGATTTCATCTTCAGTGCAGCACTGATTGCTGGAAAACCCTTTCTCTGTTAAGGCAACACCTAATACATTTCCACAGTGA is drawn from Mycteria americana isolate JAX WOST 10 ecotype Jacksonville Zoo and Gardens chromosome 8, USCA_MyAme_1.0, whole genome shotgun sequence and contains these coding sequences:
- the SIAH1 gene encoding E3 ubiquitin-protein ligase SIAH1 isoform X3 — protein: MSRQTATALPTGTSKCTPSQRVPALTGTTASNNDLASLFECPVCFDYVLPPILQCQSGHLVCSNCRPKLTCCPTCRGPLGSIRNLAMEKVANSVLFPCKYASSGCEITLPHTEKADHEELCEFRPYSCPCPGASCKWQGSLDAVMPHLMHQHKSITTLQGEDIVFLATDINLPGAVDWVMMQSCFGFHFMLVLEKQEKYDGHQQFFAIVQLIGTRKQAENFAYRLELNGHRRRLTWEATPRSIHEGIATAIMNSDCLVFDTSIAQLFAENGNLGINVTISMC
- the SIAH1 gene encoding E3 ubiquitin-protein ligase SIAH1 isoform X1; this translates as MTGRSASSLLYSWKGVLCACLTGSKTSKGKVHRFLLIFIACSFGWSSVVEEMSRQTATALPTGTSKCTPSQRVPALTGTTASNNDLASLFECPVCFDYVLPPILQCQSGHLVCSNCRPKLTCCPTCRGPLGSIRNLAMEKVANSVLFPCKYASSGCEITLPHTEKADHEELCEFRPYSCPCPGASCKWQGSLDAVMPHLMHQHKSITTLQGEDIVFLATDINLPGAVDWVMMQSCFGFHFMLVLEKQEKYDGHQQFFAIVQLIGTRKQAENFAYRLELNGHRRRLTWEATPRSIHEGIATAIMNSDCLVFDTSIAQLFAENGNLGINVTISMC
- the SIAH1 gene encoding E3 ubiquitin-protein ligase SIAH1 isoform X2, yielding MTGRSASSLLYSWKGVLCACLTGSKTSKGKEMSRQTATALPTGTSKCTPSQRVPALTGTTASNNDLASLFECPVCFDYVLPPILQCQSGHLVCSNCRPKLTCCPTCRGPLGSIRNLAMEKVANSVLFPCKYASSGCEITLPHTEKADHEELCEFRPYSCPCPGASCKWQGSLDAVMPHLMHQHKSITTLQGEDIVFLATDINLPGAVDWVMMQSCFGFHFMLVLEKQEKYDGHQQFFAIVQLIGTRKQAENFAYRLELNGHRRRLTWEATPRSIHEGIATAIMNSDCLVFDTSIAQLFAENGNLGINVTISMC